Genomic DNA from Acomys russatus chromosome 24, mAcoRus1.1, whole genome shotgun sequence:
AAGAACATCCTGGAACAAaacccaaagggaaaaaagaacatgGCAGATTTCTCTTCAGATCCATTAGTAACATAGTGACCCTGCAATGTTTTACCAACTTTAtcccatgttttaaaattaaccaTTTCTTACTCAAGAAACCATGGACATActtctttgacaaaatctaaaaacTCATCCAACTGTTCTTTACCCTTATTCCTAGCGTTTGAAGCTTATTTTCCAATGCCTCTCTGAATAAATCTTTACTATTGCTCTGTCCCATGTTGGTCCTTTTCATGAGCTGCCTTGAGTTTTCTCACTGGGGAAATTTTGTATGACATCAGTGAATTTTTGTTTATAGTCTCGCAGATAATTTAGGGATAGTTAATGAAACAAACCACCTCCGGGAACATCACAAATAATGAGGAAAACTATAAATTACCCCTCTCTGGAGCAAAAGGGAACATAATTTCAAAGAAGGAAGTCAGAATCCTTGAAAGTGGTGAGTAGGAATTGTCACATGTTATATCATAACCTGAGTCTTATAATCTTTACCGATGCTTATGTTCTACTAAGATTCTTTTTACTGTTCACAAGAGCTCTGGCTTTCAGGCATATTGCATAAATTAAGTATCTGCTTTCATAATTGTTATCATATACATAAGTACTTCCTtcagaggaaaaatgaaattaacagCTGCTGCACACTCTTTGAAAGATGAATGTGGGATTTGGATaatggaaatggaaaacaaaattttaaaagcccaaaATGTCTATCATTGATCACACCAGTTAAGAATATTAATATCAGATTTTCAggtaaaaaaatttaagaggtgCAGTTTCACTTTGATTTTCAgataaatgaaaagcaaacagtATATATTGTGCAATTCATATAAATAACATATTATTTCATTATGAATATATAAACCAAACtttaaaatggaatattttaagGTATTTCATGGTAATCCCATACActgaaaattgttttatttaagacATAATATGCACAAACATCAcaacttttattatttgtttttgtgtcccACAATACTGTGTCACATCTGGGGATTTTCTAATACTAAACATGGTAAACACTGACCAAGTAGAAAAATATAGTGATTTTAAAGAGTTAGGgagctatgaagaaaacacagagcATTGATGAATTCCTAATTGTTATCAGCATGTGTATGGTTAAGAAACTGGGTGCCTCTTCTTCATAACCTTTATGCTCTGTGAACTTTAAGTTTAATCCTTTGTGAGGTTATTTTGCTTGTCTATCTTAATAtactctaataaaataaaataaaacaaaaatattaaagaaacaaaaatggcgATTCTCGTTGTTAAGCAAAAAGTTGAGAAATGTAAGGAGATCCAGATAGGCATCTTCAGAAGGTATAAGAGCTGACACTGACAATGGAGACATGCTTGAGGAATGGTCCAGAGGAACTGTTGGAGTGAGTTAAATCCATCGAAGCAAAGCAAAATTGCTGCTCCAATGTTAATTATTCTACTAGTTCAACACATTTCATAATGCTACAATAATATATCAGGTTCTGTAGCTTAGTAAAGCAAACTTTTTTATAGAGacaggggttttgttgttatttgtgaGTGAGGAAGGGTTTTAAAATAAGAGGACTCAGTGATGAGGCAGCAAACAACTTCAGCTTGGAAAACAGCATATATCTGTACCAGAAGTAAATATTCACCCTCTTCCCAAGGCTTCACGCTCTCAGCAGAtagtaaatcccagcacttatgagcTGATTTCTAGGACTGCTGCCAACCACCACAGACTTCACTGCATTGTTAGAGGTCCAAAGTATAATTAGGGGCCTTGAGGTGGATTTCCTGAGTTTCTACCTGATGCTTAGACAATATATTTCTACTACTCTACTGTGCATTTTATATGAGAACTTAAGTGCCCAATTTATACTTTCATGGAAAATGGCAGTTGTCTGTCTCCATATCTCATTTTGATAACTCAGTGTGAATGGAGGTTCATTCAAAACATTAGTGTTTCTGTCATTAATTAGAATAGATTATATGTTTTATGGGTTTTCCATGTGAAAATGGTATTTATTAATGACATACTAGAAATAATATATTCTAGATACTTCATTGTAAAtgttataaataagtaaacagtTATCAAAATAGAGCATAATAAATGCTCAGAGCCATCATGTGGGAGCTGCAAGTGTAAAACGATTTGTGACTCGTCACAATGTCTTAGTAGTGTTACTATTAATAAAGtatacacaattaaaattaatgatCTATGGGTAACAACATAAATCATAtgtattagaaagaaaatattcatattttgtgtgttttgaggcctatactattttcttatttaaattaatatcttTTTAGTCTGATTGGGTTTTCagctttttacttttgtttcttttagtttggaGGGGTTTAGTAAGCCTTAGTTTTATTAGAAGTAGCAATAGATCTCTTAAACTTACCTTGTAAGAGATGTAGAAAACCAGAGAACTTCTACTTTCTGCATTCTACAGCCCTAGGTCCCTCAAGTAAACAAAATTCTATGTTTACATGTCAGGACACCTCATTGTATCTAGTGTCCTGCAAGCATGTTTTCAGTACTAATTGTCTAGAAATTACTGGATGCTGATGGAAAGAATCAGACCTTGACTCTCACGTTTACTAATAAGGATACTGTAAACACTGGGAGGAAGCCTGGTATCTAACATCACATTTCTGATCACACAGATGATTCCAGCCGCCCTAACTCTCTGAAGCATGGCTTCACAGGGGTGCATAGGTGGTGGagtttcttctggcttctctgtttgtttgttttatttgcatttttaaaattaaatattttaacatactttatataatcacacacacatatatatataataaaatatctactgcaagaagaacaatgaaaggatcagaaattacataaatgttacattcttagtgttttggctatttgagttggaatccttaaagaaaacatttcttatcttggtgtgtctaaaattctgaatgtaaatcaatatctatcatatctcactttcatcaacttaaaacatctacctagaccttaaaacatcttaagcctTAAataactaaggttaattgtaaaactaagctctACGGTCTTCAATCCACCCAGagacttaaaaaggaataaacttgattacctgagtatacaaggagtgcaggttagtagcttcccaaatgagaagatgacagagacagtttgctacttgagcagtcacccaaaactctatacgttggagcatcatcttcagtcttctggcccaatatttctgacagacttatctgtgaggcaggaactactgaggacttgtttAACCtctcttggcagaatttggccattgactctgcctgcctccaagcttgcccttttttaggcagaagtcTGTCTGTGGTTGAAATGAGAACGTTTTTCctagtgacttgtttgccacatttgaaactatctctataaggaggttcttcgatgctcatAATCCTCTTTGAGAGAgacttaaatattaaaataatttcccctCAGCCATAGGATGCAAATTTTATCTTGTCTTTGACGCtagtaacaatttaaaaaaccctAGATGTATCTAACCGGGACATCCCCATTTGGAAAGCAGACCACCccatatttatttaacattgagAATTAGacattaaaatcatttttctatGAGCCATTAAATGTAATCTTtaatcatgtttttaaatgtgCTTGAATGGTTCTATGCAGAAGTTGATAGCAATTGTGTATCTTTTCAGAAGGTAGAAATGAGCCAGAGGAACTCAACAGTGCCAGCTGAATTCATTCTGACAGAAATCACATACAAGCCTGAGCTGCAGCTTCTTGTTTTGGGGGTCATCCTAGTCATCTACGGAGTCGCCGTGATAGGCAACCTGAGCCTCATCATTTTGACCAAGCTGGACTCTCACCTTCACACACCCATGTATTATTTTATCAGACACTTGTCTTTCATTGATCTTGGTAACTGTACTGTCATTTACCCCAAGATGATGATGAATTTAGTAGAGGATCAAAATGTCATTTCCTACTATGCTTGTGCGACACAGATGGCGTGCTACATTGCTTTTATTATCAGTGAACTTTTTATGTTGTCTGTAATGGCTTAtgatcgctatgtggccatctgcaatCCTCTGCTCTACAGTGTGATCATGTCTGAGAGACGCTGCCATGTGCTGGTGAGCATCCCATATCTCTATAGTATCTTCCAGGCTGTGATGATAACTAGTAAGATTTTTACCTCAACTTTCTGCGGATCTAATGTCATTCGCCATTTCTACTGTGACAATGTCCCTGTGTTACCATTACTGTGTTCAAAAGCACGGGATATAGAATTGATGATCATATTATTATCAGCACTCAATTTGATCTCCTCCCTCTTCATTATCTTAGTCTCTTACCTTCTGATTGTATTGGCCATATACGGGATACATTCGGCcgaaggaagaaaaaaggcttTCTCGACTTGTGGTTCTCATCTGACTGTCGTGGTAGTATTTTATGGGACTCTGCTTTTCATGTACTTACAGCCCAAATCCACCCACTCCTTTGAAACAGATAAAATAGCCTCGGTGTTTTATACTTTAGTGATTCCCATGCTTAATCCCTTGATCTACAgctttagaaacaaagaaatgagaaatgccATTCGAAGAGTCTTGAAGAACTGATGTAAACTGTgtacttaatatttaatatggaatgtttaaataaa
This window encodes:
- the LOC127207235 gene encoding olfactory receptor 8K5-like; the protein is MSQRNSTVPAEFILTEITYKPELQLLVLGVILVIYGVAVIGNLSLIILTKLDSHLHTPMYYFIRHLSFIDLGNCTVIYPKMMMNLVEDQNVISYYACATQMACYIAFIISELFMLSVMAYDRYVAICNPLLYSVIMSERRCHVLVSIPYLYSIFQAVMITSKIFTSTFCGSNVIRHFYCDNVPVLPLLCSKARDIELMIILLSALNLISSLFIILVSYLLIVLAIYGIHSAEGRKKAFSTCGSHLTVVVVFYGTLLFMYLQPKSTHSFETDKIASVFYTLVIPMLNPLIYSFRNKEMRNAIRRVLKN